The sequence CTGGGCACGTTCCCCGGGACGGACGAGCGGTGGCTCGGGATGCCGGGGATGTACGGCGCGCCGACGGCGAACGCCGCGCTGCAGGACGCCGACCTGATCGTCGCGGTCGGCGCGCGGTTCGACGACCGAGTGACGGGCGACCTGCGGGCGTTCGCGCCGCGGGCGCGCGTGGTGCACGTGGACGTCGACGCGGCCGAGGTCGGCAAGAACGTCGATGCGCACGTGCCGGTGGTCGGCGACGCGCGGCTGGCGCTCGAGGGCATCGCGGCCCGGCTGACGCAGATCGCGCCGGACCCCGCGCGGCTGGCGGGCTGGTGGGCGCGCATCGCGGCGTGGCGGGAGCGGTTCGCCGCGGCGGCGCCGGCGCACGGCGAGGACGCGATCTCGGCGGAGGCGACCCTCGACCGCCTGAGCTCGCTGGCGGCGGGCGAGGCGATCGTCACGACCGACGTCGGCCAACACCAGATGTGGGCGGCGGAGCGGCTGCGCTTCGGCGGCCCGCGCCGCTGGCTGACGTCGGGCGGCCTGGGCACGATGGGCTTCGGCCTGCCGGCGGCGATCGGCGCGGCGCGCGCGGCGGCCGACGCGGGCGACGGCGAGCGCCCCGTCGTCTGCGTCAGCGGCGACGGCTCGATGCTCATGAACCTGCAGGAGCTCGCGACCGCCGCCGAGACCGGCCTGCCGGTCAAGGTCCTGCTCTTCGACAACGCCTCGCTCGGCATGGTCCGCGAGCAGCAGGACACCCATTACGCCGGCCGCCGCATGGCCTCGACCCTGCCCGGCCTGGACTGGGAGTCCCTCGGCCGCGGCTTCGGCGTGTGGACTCGCTCGATCGACGACCCGGCCGACGTGGACGACGCCCTCGAGGCGCTGCTGTCCGAGCCCGGCCCGGCGCTGCTGCGGGTGGGGATCCCGTTCGAGGACGGCTGCGTGCCGCAGTTCGCGGCGGGCGGGGCGATGGGGGTGGTGGGGGCCGCGTAGCTCCGCGGCGGTCGCCGGCGCGGGGCGAGGGTGCGGCGGGGCCGCCGGCCCGCGACGCGGGTGCGGCGGTGCGCGGCGTGGGGCGGGGCGATCGCGTTGTGGGGCGCAGCGCGCGGGGAAGGCGGACGGCCGCGGCCGCGGCGCGGCGCGCAGCCGGGGCGGGCCGCCCGCGGGTGAGGCGGGTCCAGCGCACGAGCGAGGGGGTCCAGCGCGCGACTGAGGTGCGCCGTGCCCATAGCGATGCGGGAAGCGCTGGTGAGGCGGATCGAGGTCGCTATGTCGCACGGATCCGCCTCACCAGCGGAACCCGCCTCGCCCTCGGGTTGCACTGCCCACACCTCGGGCGGAACCCGCCTCGCCCTCGGGCCGCACTCCCCTCACCCGGGGCGGTACCTGCCGCAGCTCGGGCGGAGCATGCCGCGTCCTCGGATCCCCGCAGCCGCACCACGACGGCCCGCACTCCGGCGCGGCGGCACGCCGTGACTCCCGGCGTTGCTGTCCGGCGTCTCCGGCGCGCCGGGCGGCGAGCGTCGCCGTGCTGGCCGTCGCCGCTCGCCGCGCCCGCCCCTCAGTGCCCGAACTCGTCCGAGTCGGTCACGCCGCCCTCGCCCTCGTCCAGCGCGCTGATCGCCGCGACCTCGTCCTCGCCGAGCGCGAAGTCGAAGATGTCCAGGTTCTTCCGCATCCGCTCGGGGTTGGACGACTTGGGCACCGTCACGTTGCCGAGCTCCATGTGCC comes from Patulibacter sp. SYSU D01012 and encodes:
- the ilvB gene encoding biosynthetic-type acetolactate synthase large subunit, producing MSSWSSSAPGAAGAPTSASPDAAADAAPSARSSVAAEAADAPTRASSWAAAEAARSTAAGASTPAPPAPGRTVRGADRLVRALLAEGVQTVFGLPGGASLPIHDALHASPIEHVLVRHEAAAGHAAEGYAKASGRVGVALVTSGPGATNLVTAIADAHADSVPTVFVTAQVPTTLRGTNAFQECDVIGMTAPIVKHSIAVERADEIAAAIHEAFHVARTGRPGPVVVDVPSDLAKAPARAADGPVSLPGYRTRATPNGGQIRRAAEAIAVAERPVVLAGGGVVHADAADALTALGRDFDLPVVTTLMALGTFPGTDERWLGMPGMYGAPTANAALQDADLIVAVGARFDDRVTGDLRAFAPRARVVHVDVDAAEVGKNVDAHVPVVGDARLALEGIAARLTQIAPDPARLAGWWARIAAWRERFAAAAPAHGEDAISAEATLDRLSSLAAGEAIVTTDVGQHQMWAAERLRFGGPRRWLTSGGLGTMGFGLPAAIGAARAAADAGDGERPVVCVSGDGSMLMNLQELATAAETGLPVKVLLFDNASLGMVREQQDTHYAGRRMASTLPGLDWESLGRGFGVWTRSIDDPADVDDALEALLSEPGPALLRVGIPFEDGCVPQFAAGGAMGVVGAA